In one window of Pseudorasbora parva isolate DD20220531a chromosome 7, ASM2467924v1, whole genome shotgun sequence DNA:
- the polr3c gene encoding DNA-directed RNA polymerase III subunit RPC3 produces the protein MTTQEVRLCGLLLQEHFGDVVEKVGTHLIRSGVLNLRALAHETKLALDLVKKSLCVLVQHGMCTFGAGRRGPAGPVEYRISCERIIHMLRYPRYIYTAKSLYGDTGELIVEEILQRGQMTMSSTVKTVADRLTHNMPEGQSMDYSEVVSAFSQLVETHFLQRCPPMASAGLSNSGAVDAPPPAAAQPSEPESHPDCYRVPYINLTGRGKRRRSSEDGEADQRAAKKAKTDSSECGDAGILWQVNFERFHLHFRDQAIISAVSCKLDQTSSEIVRTMLRMSEVTTPANAAFTQALSANEIFRALPSNYNIARPILDQYLTLLVDDPMEFVGKTGDSGGGMFVVNLHRALANLARATLESVVQERFGSRSARIFRLLLRKRHLEQKQVEDFAMIPAKEAKDMLYTLLSENLVQLQEIPKTPDHAPSRTFYLYTVTQLPTARLLLQHCYKTIGNLIERRLYETKENKRLLEKSQRIEAILASLQATGAETEQLTEVEEMITAPERQQLESLRHHINKLDSSENQVDETIFLLESYINSTQASR, from the exons ATGACAACACAGGAGGTGCGTTTGTGTGGGCTGCTACTGCAGGAGCACTTTGGAGATGTGGTGGAGAAAGTGGGCACTCATCTCATCCGCAGTGGAGTTCTGAACTTGCGAGCTCTTGCCCACGAGACCAAACTTGCTCTTGACCTG GTCAAGAAATCTCTGTGTGTACTGGTGCAGCATGGGATGTGTACATTTGGCGCTGGGCGCCGTGGTCCAGCGGGACCTGTGGAATATCGCATCAGCTGTGAGCGCATCATACACATGCTTCGTTATCCACGCTACATCTACACTGCCAAGAGTCTTTACGGGGACACGGGCGAGCTCATTGTTGAGGAGATACTGCAGAGAGGCCAGATGACTATGAGCAGCACAGTCAAGACTGTAGCAGACAGGCTGACTCACAATATGCCAG AGGGTCAAAGTATGGACTACAGTGAGGTTGTCTCTGCATTTTCCCAGTTGGTGGAGACTCATTTCCTTCAGCGCTGTCCTCCCATGGCCTCAGCAGGATTATCAAACTCAGGAGCGGTTGACGCTCCTCCTCCGGCTGCAGCACAGCCCTCTGAACCAGAGAGCCACCCAGACTGCTACAGAGTACCCTATATCAATCTCACTG GTCGAGGAAAACGCAGACGCTCGAGTGAGGATGGTGAAGCTGACCAGCGTGCAGCAAAGAAAGCcaaaacagacagcagtgag TGTGGTGATGCAGGGATCTTATGGCAGGTGAATTTTGAACGCTTTCACTTGCACTTCAGGGATCAGGCCATCATTAGTGCTGTTTCCTGTAAACTTGATCAG ACTAGCAGTGAGATAGTTAGAACCATGTTACGGATGAGTGAAGTTACAACGCCGGCTAACGCTGCTTTCACACAAGCTCTTTCGGCAAACGAG ATTTTCCGAGCTCTTCCATCCAATTACAACATCGCCAGACCAATATTAGACCAATACCTCACTCTCCTGGTTGACGATCCG ATGGAATTTGTGGGGAAGACAGGTGACAGTGGAGGAGGAATGTTTGTCGtca ATCTACACCGTGCACTAGCTAACCTGGCCAGAGCAACCCTGGAGTCTGTGGTCCAAGAGAG GTTTGGTTCCCGTTCAGCTCGCATCTTTCGTCTGTTACTGCGGAAACGGCACTTGGAACAGAAGCAGGTGGAGGATTTTGCCATGATTCCAGCCAAAGAGGCCAAAGACATGCTGTACACACTCCTATCTGAGAACCTGGTCCAGCTACAG GAAATTCCAAAAACACCAGACCACGCCCCCTCTCGCACCTTCTACCTGTACACCGTTACTCAGCTGCCCACCGCCAGACTGCTGCTGCAACACTGCTACAAG ACAATTGGGAACCTGATCGAGAGACGGCTCTATGAGACCAAAGAGAACAA GCGACTTTTGGAAAAGTCTCAGCGAATTGAGGCCATCCTGGCATCCTTGCAGGCAACAGGGGCGGAGACAGAACAGCTGACGGAGGTGGAGGAGATGATCACAGCTCCTGAAAGACAGCAGCTCGAGTCCCTGCGACACCACATTAACAA GTTGGATTCCAGTGAAAACCAGGTGGATGAGACCATATTTCTTCTGGAATCCTACATTAACTCTACACAGGCCTCTCGCTGA